TGCAGGACGGCGAAGTCATGGACCTGGGCGGTAAGCGGCTGCGGAGAATCGAGACACCTCACGTACCGCATGGCTGGGACGCAGGACTGTTCCTTGAGGAAGCTACCGGAACGCTGTTGTGTGGAGACCTGTTCACCGCGATGGGCGACGCGCCGGCCCTGACAGCACAGGACATCGTCGGGCCCGCACTCGCTACCGAGGATGGCGGCCACGCGACCTGTCTGACGCCTGCGACTGGCCCCACGATTCGTGCTCTGGCTGCGCTGCGACCGCGAACGCTCGGCCTCATGCACGGCCCCTCCTATACTGGAGACTGCGCACGGGCGCTGCAGGACCTCGCTGCGGCCTACGACGAGAGGCTCGACGCCGACCTCGCTCGCCGGCGTGGAACGCGGCTCTGACAAACACCGCATGCGGTAGACCTGTGCCTACCCAAAATTCGGTCGCTGCGTCATGGCGTGCGTCAAGGCGAGTGATTGAGGCGCCCCGGCCGCCCTCGTACCGCGGGTACCTCGGCAGCAGGCCCCTCCTCGCGTGCGGAGTGTGGCTCGCGTCCTCGCCCCTGAAAGGGCAAGCCGGATGCTCCGGGCCTGTCGGCCCCTTGCACGGGCTGGGGGCGCTCGCCGTCAGGCGCGGTGTCGGTGGGCCTCGAAAAATGCTGCTGGGAGGGCTGCTGCTCGTCCTGCTTCAGGCGTTTCACATCCAACCTTCTGCCCCTCCGCCGGGGGCCAAGCCCATCGGTTTCAACCTTGGGGCGGGGGACACCGTAAACGCCGCCTTCGCCCGGCTCACCCGCAAGCCCCTGCCCGCCAATGTCCTCCAGGATGCCTTCTCCCGCATGGAGCCCAGCCTGGCCCCGGTGCCCTCCGCGCTCGCCACCGCCGCGGCCCACGCGAAGGAGCCGGCTTCAACCCCGACGCCGGCATCCAGGGCCTGGTCGACCTGAGCGTCCTGGACGAGGTGCGCGGCGCGGCGAAGCAATAGGCGCGTGCTACCATCGGTAGATGACAAGCCACCTCGCCTGCATCGGAATCCACGCCAACGACAAGGCGGCCCTCGGGCACGTTATGGATTCCCTGCTGGAGCACACCACGACCGCGGGCACGACGCGCGACCACGAGTTGAAGGTGTGGTCCGACGCTTCGGGTGCGAGCTACAGCTTCGTCTTCAACCACGCGGGCAAGGTGCAGTGCGCCACCCCGGGCTTCCGGGCGGAGTCGCGCCTGCGGGTCCGCGCCACCGGCTTTGCCGCCCACAAGAGCTGCCGCTTCTGCGACCCGCTGGCGGCCGAGCTGGTGGACTCCGACGGCCACGTCCTCTACCCATTCGCCACGCAGCTCGATGACCTCGTGCTGGTGCGCGAGTGCATTCAGACCGACATCGTGCTGGAGCTGGCGCCGTGCGCCTTCGCCGAGTCGCTGCAGGCCTGGCCGGACAAGGCGGCCTACGAGGCCTCGCGCAAGCCGGGGAAGGCGCTGCTGGGCTCGCAGTTCTTCATCCCCAACCCTGCCTCGCTCATGTCGAAGGGCAGCCCTCCTCGGCCCGTCGAGCCCCGAGCCCACTTCACCGGGCACGTCGAGGCCGCGGACGTGCGCACCAACGGCGTCACCGGCCACCCGTTCCAGCACGCCCTCGTGCGGACCTATGGAGGCACTTATGACGTCCTCGCGGCGGCCGACGAGGCGACGCCCCGGCTGCGGCCCGGCAACATCGTGAGGGGGACCTTCTGGCTGGTGGCGCGCGTGACGGCGGGGCTGGGCTGAACCCGGCCGCGAGAGTGGCCATGACCTTGCGCAGGAAGGGCACCAGTCCATTGTCGAGGGGAAGCAGGTCCCGCATGGCAGCCCCGCTTCTCGCTCCACGACTACGGGCCCTTCCCCGCCCTCGCCTCCGGTGGCAAACACGCAGTCGACGGCGAAGTGTACGAAGTCGACGCGCTCATGTTGGCGGCGCTCGACAGGCTCGAGAGCCACCCTCGCTTCTACCGGCGCACGCCCATTACCCTCGACGACGTCGGCCGCGTCGAGGCATACCTGTTTCCCAAGGAGCGGTTGGCTGGCCGCCCCATCATCGAGTCCGGTTGCTGGCGTCGATACCTGAAGGAGAGGAAGCAATCGTAATCGTCATGCGCGACGGTCGTGTCTTCCAGGGCACGGCCGTCCAAATCGTGAAAGGAATGCAGGATATCGCCTTCCGCGTGGAGCGCCTCTCGCTGCCCGAGTACATCGACTGGGTGGTGGGCAACGCGCGCAGGTTCGACGGAGTGGAGCTCCAGGCGCAGGGCAACATCGGGGAGGAGAAGGCGGCCTCGCTGGTGGACGAAATGCTGCGTACCGGGTTGGCGTCGAAGGGGTGAGGCCGCGTCCTCCCTGGTACCCCTCCATCCGGAGTCCGAGAAGTCCGTCCTGACGGCCACGCTCCAGCGTGAGAGTGCCCGCGCCGTCAAAGGAGGCGCCGAAGATTCACATCTTTCCCAAGACTCGGTATGCCAGGGCGCGACACTTTCGCGCGCTCTTCTCATCCGAGGGTTCAATGAGACAACCTACTCGACTGACAGTCAGGCCTCAGACGTTGATTGCGGTGCAGGACGTGAAGGCAAGCAGCACCTGGTACCAGACCTTGCTGGGAGTCCGCTCGGGGTGCGAGCCGGACCATCCCCATCGTCTCGTCTATGACCGACTCATGAGTGGGGACGCCCTCGTTCTCCAACTGCACCGCTGGAACGCCGAGGAGCACCCCAACCTGGTTGGTCCCGACCTGGCCCCCCATGGCCATGGCGTCCTTCTCTGGTTCGAAGTTGATGAATTTGATGTTGCCGTGGACCGCGCCAGACATCTGGGCGCTCAGGTCATCGAAGAGCCGCACGTCAACCCTGCGCCGCAGCACCGAGAGATTTGGCTCAAGGACCCAGATGGCTATGTCGTCGTCCTCGCCAGTCCAGACGGAGAGTCCGCTGAGGCGTGAAGCCTCGCCGAGTCCGTCGCGTGCGCAGCGTAGGTCCTGAGTGCTCCCGGGCCCATGCTCGACTCAGACCCGTGGGTGGGGCAGAAGGATGCGCTGGCCGTCCAGGACGGCGTCGAGCACATCCATTGGGGTAGCGATTGAGGCTCCACGCCGTTCAGCTTCACCGTCTCCACCGAGGCGTCATTTACGCTGACACAGAAAGTCTCATGCACCGGCGCACTCGCCCGGCTGGGCGCCGCAAGGATTCACCCTACGCTTACCGGAGTGCCTGCGAGCTCACGCTCCGCAAGGGCCAGGGCATCGCGGACTCCCAGCGCATGAATCGCAGCCGGCTCCGCTGCTCGGTACTCGGCCTTCGCACGGACTAGAGGTGATCTCAGAATTGCCTCAAGAGGATGAGGATGCAGCCGAGGTGGAGGAAGCCGAGGAAGTTCTCCACCTTCACCTCGTAGCGGGTGACGAGACGACGGAAGTTCTGAAGCCAGGCGAAAAGCCGCTCTACCTTCCAGCGGCGCCGGTATCGACGCAGCTCACGTTCATCCTGAGTCTTCGTCTTGCGCCCT
The DNA window shown above is from Myxococcus xanthus and carries:
- a CDS encoding MBL fold metallo-hydrolase, translated to METEVTEIAPRLYRLSTYISGANLLYNQFLIDAEEPSLFHLGPRALFPLVSAAVRKVLPLERLRWLTFGHVEADECGAMNSWLAAAPHAQVAHGAMGCLVSVNDLADRPPRPLQDGEVMDLGGKRLRRIETPHVPHGWDAGLFLEEATGTLLCGDLFTAMGDAPALTAQDIVGPALATEDGGHATCLTPATGPTIRALAALRPRTLGLMHGPSYTGDCARALQDLAAAYDERLDADLARRRGTRL
- a CDS encoding transposase, giving the protein MKLIAPHRRGRKTKTQDERELRRYRRRWKVERLFAWLQNFRRLVTRYEVKVENFLGFLHLGCILILLRQF
- a CDS encoding VOC family protein; the protein is MQDVKASSTWYQTLLGVRSGCEPDHPHRLVYDRLMSGDALVLQLHRWNAEEHPNLVGPDLAPHGHGVLLWFEVDEFDVAVDRARHLGAQVIEEPHVNPAPQHREIWLKDPDGYVVVLASPDGESAEA